The region AGAACacaatgttggctgtttttTACCCGTATATTGTACTAAGAGCTGTGTAATGCCTGAGATATTGGATCCTGCTGCAAACGGGTTGGCCGCTATACTTGAAATACATGCCAGGAGATGGTCATTTAAAGGCTGTTGGGATAGGCACGTCCAACCCACCATCACATAACCACGGGGTGAATGACAGTGTCTTGAGGGTTGACTACTTCGCATCCTGATCGCAGAGCTATAACGAGTATGACAACCGTAACTGTCCACTAAACTTTCCACTGAGGTTCCGTCAACCGATTGACGTGGCCGTGCGTCTTGTATGTGACAAAACGCTTCCCGTCACAAGATTCTTGCAAGTCAATGAGCTGCCCCGATGAGGCTGACTTTGtggcaaagacgacaaaCAAAATAGTATACTTTAGCTAAGTAAATAGACGAATGATATATCTGACATAAGTTTATTTAATTGAATACATGTTATTTTGGCGAAACAATTGATCGCATCGGCGCTCGACTTACACGTAGGGTAACAAGCCCGGTCCCCACATCGTACACCTCATAGAGCTAATTAAGAGCAACTCCACTATATCcccatggcggccatggtgtAACGGTTAGCATGGCTGATTTCCATTCAGCCGACTCGGGTTCGACTCCCGATGGCCGCATgtattttttctttttaccTTTTTACAGTTTACCGTTCCGGTCActtatttcttttttgaTATGATCAAACAATATGACCAGTCTTGCTGCAAAGATGTACAACATGGTGGTCGCTGGAGGTTACTGTGCAAATACATTTCGTACATGGGCACACAAGTGCTGTATGAGCCGCCACTGGTCTTATTCTGGACGACCAGTTGAGATATCCTAGTACGTCGAATAGTGCAGCAATATAGACATCAAACCGCGACGATATAAAAGCGATAGGCTAAGTAAAACTCTAGATGTCGTTTGTATATCCTATACGAGGGTAAAACACCACATCCATGGCATAAAGTTGATGTAAGCTTACAACACCTTTCTACTTCACAACTCAGATGTCAGGGAATTTTTAGAAATACGTTTTCCTTCCAAATGTCCCATATATATAATTGCTTCATTCGAATTTAGTGCAGTAATGGTGACGATGCCCACTGCCAATAACAGCCACGTACAGAGCACGTTATCCCGATTTGCCAGTGAACTCGTTCCATGTTGTCATTTAAATCCAATGGATCAACGCCCTCGGCAGTTCATACATTCACGCACATCAACAAAGCCCATTCATAAGACATCTCACTCATTATCACCATCAAAAATATTGACAGTTGAGAAATATATTAGGACATTAGATTAGATTACTACTTGACCATTTTATAAAATCCCCCAACACCCCAACATCCCTCAACGCAGTCAAGAAACCCCTCACAGCAAAGCAATAGCACCCAGCGCAAGGAGAATCTTGGCAGGAGCCAAGGCACCAGCACCGGCGGTAACAGGAGGGTTCGTGCCGGTAGGATTACCAGTGGCCTGAGTACCAGCACCAGTAGGCTCAGTCACAGCACTGGTAGGCTCAGTCACGGCACTAGTAGGCTCAGTCATAGCGCTAGTAGGCTCAGTAACAACACCAGTAGCAGTATCAGTAGCAGTTTCAGTAGCAGTAGCAGCAGTAACAGCAGTGCCAGAAGAGCAAGCCGTAGGCGTCACAAGAGACCCGTTGCCATCAAAGGGGTTATACCCCAGACATCCCGCAAACTGAGAGGCACAGAAGGACATGTTGGCGCCAGGCTTGCCACGGCACATGTTATACTTGTCGTAGCACATCTTGGCGCAGTCCTTCTCAGCAGGCTCCGACTGCGTGGGAACAACGGGGTTGGTAGGAACAGCAGTAGAAGAGGCAGCGGGCTTAGAGCAAGCGGTGGGGGTGACGAGCGTACCGTTCTTGAAGGGGTTGTAGCCCAGGCATCCTGCAAACTGAGAGGCACAGAAGGACATGTTGGCGCCAGGCTTGCCACGGCACTGGTTGTACTTGTCATAGCACATCTGGGCACAGTCCTGAGGAGGCTGGACGTGCGTCTCAGTAGGGCAGGGAGTGCTGACGGCAGTGGAAGAAACGAGAGGCTTGCCGGAGCAGGCGGTGGGAGTGACGAGGGTGCCGTTGCGGCCGGTGAAGGGGTTGTATCCCAGGCAAGAGGCAAACTGGGAGCCGCAGACGGCAAAGTTGGCGCCAGGAGCGCCGCGGCACTTGTTGTAGGCGTTGTAGCAGTTCTTGGCGCAATCGTCGGAGGTGGCAGTCTGCGTGGGAGCCTGAGTGGAAGCTGCAGTCTTGGAGCAGGCCGTGGGCGTGATGAGCGAgccgtcgccgccaaagGGGTTGTAGCCTAGGCAGGAGGCGAACTCGTAGGCGCAGTAGGACATGTTGGCACCGGGCTTGCCGCGGCAGGCGTTGTAAGCCCGGTAGCACTGCTTGGAGCACTCATCGCCAGGGGTGCCCGTGGGGTGGACGGGCTTGCTGATGGTGCAGGGGCAGTCGGTGATGGTCAGCGTGGTGGCAGAGGTGACGGTGTAGGTCTTGGCGCCGTGGGTGATGGTCGTGGGACCAGGGCAGTAGGTGGTGAGAGCCGTGACGATCTCGGTGGTGTAGACGACGTTGGGTGTAGCCGCcgtggtggtgttgtgatAACGTCCTTGATGCTTGGCAGAGGCACCAGCTACGGCTGAGCCGAGAGCAAGCATTTGCATagtcttcatcttgatgacTGTTTCTGCTTTGGTAAACGAAAGACAAGTATAATAGCCTAGCGAGGGGAATGAGGCTCAAGTCTAGCCGTCAAGTTTGATATGCCAGTTGGATATCAAGTCTAGCCGGACCATCGGGGGGCAGCAAACCACAACTTTATACCACACATTGTTCTCGTGTTGCCCAGCCGTGGACAATGGGTCCAACGTAAAAATAACAATTGCATGACATCACCCTGCAAAGGGCATGTCCGAGATATCGTGAATACAATGGAGCATACTATGTGGCTCTTTCGCTCAACCAAACCGAAAGCCATCGAGCCGAGCACCCGGGACATCTAATTGGAGAGACTTCACCACGACAGTCCCACTAAACGGAGAAAAGAGTGAGAATCCGGCGAAAGAAACggagcttcttcagcttaCTTTGCCCTCCGTCTCATGCTTTGTTCGTATTTTGCCAAGGCCATCTGGCCATCCACTATGGCGGTGCTCAGCCCGAACGCTGTGAGTCCGTGTTTTCTTGTTCCTGGGCCGTTAGGTGGGTTCCTGGCAAAGCAAGTAGAGTTTTTTTCGAGTGTAAGTGGGTATTCGGCCGTTTCCCACAGCCACTCGTATCCGGAAGATGGCCTCACCATTTAGAGTTTGATAGCTTGGGGCGGCATTGTCATCATGCTCGGCGCCGTGATTTCTTTTctgatttttttttttttggggtTGTTTGATAAACAACAAGAGGAATCTCCCAAGTTGTGCCTGAACATATTGGTGAAtgaccttgttcttggatgTTGTGACGTTTACCAGTTCATAGGGCCCACGACCGAATGTTCCGGCTGCCTTGGCATCCGAACCATCACATTCTGATGATCGAGATTGCTTGATTCCGTGGGTTGTACAAAGAACAGCCCTGGAATATGCTTGGAAGCCCCAATTATGCTGTTGATACATGACGTCAAGCCCAGTGGGTGGAGAGGGGCAATTGTCGAGATCCATATTGACACGAGATATCGCTTTGCTATGCCTCAGTCGCCTGATGGCAACTGGGCAACGGGCGATCGGCACCGAAACCGAGTTGACTTTGGAGCATAGACAATGCCTCACAGTGGCTGGGTTCGAGCTGCATTGTAACGTAGTTTCCGCCTGCATACAAAGCAGACAGCTAGTTACGGTCTGAACGTGCTGTAGATAACAACGTTTTCCTGCTGGTGCGCCACAAATAAATGCCATTAAGCGGGAGCTAGTTAAGTGTCCTGCAAGACCAAACCCCGGCCAGTCGGATCACACAGTCTCATCTGATTCATCAgcctcgtcgccatcgcgAATGCTCAGCGTCAACACAGTCGTAACCGCATATAGAATAGCCAGCACAAGGAACGGAAACCCACGAAGAATGGCGTCCGAGTTCATGCCCAGCGACCACAGCAAGTCCAGGACCGGCCGTCCGATCAACAAAGCAACCGCCCACACACCACCCACCAAGCAAAACAATATAGCCAGGTGCTGCTCCCCACTGACGAGTGATATCAGGCTCCTgctgaggagaagaaagCCCCATACTGGAGCCATTAACACTGTTCCGGCGATGACGACGCCTGCTGATTTTGCAAAGCATGTAAGAAGGGCGCCGACTACCAGTAAAACGGGGAGTACTCTCATGAGCCATAGATCCCTTTTAAACGGTGTGAGGTGGTACTGCTTATGGAGCCCGTAAGCGATAGGCGGTAGAATGACTGCCGTTAGCACAAGGCTGGATCCCATCGAGATGTAAATCAGATTGCCCATCTACACGTTCAATTAGTATCGTAAAAGAGAGGGTGATGTGAAAGAGATCCTCACTTTTTCCATCTCGAACCAATCGTCAAGGCTAAACACCAGGAAGGTAATGCCGAGTGCATACGGCGACATGCCGAGTAGAAAGATGCCCAAGAAAATGGCACTCAGTCGTCTATCTCCCCACAAGGCAGCACGGACAGTGGAGTGAATCTCTTTGGATGCTTTCTTCACGCGATTGCCTAGCTTGGACCTTCTGCTCTCTGAATCGTCGGCTTCGAGTGTAATTTCATACCGACGCAGGGAAGAAGCATCACGAGTAGCAGGAATAAAAAGTACCAGCACTGTCGAGATGCACACCGTCGCCAGTCCGAGATAGATTGCTACCCAGGGATCCTTGTTCGCAAAGAATCGGGAGAGGCGAAAGCCCAAGAGGCTGGTTAAAGTTGTGACGGAGCCCAGGAGCAGGAATAATATGGACCTGGGTTAACGCGGTCAACATGACAATTCGTCAAAGGGTCACGGTCACTGGATGCACATACCTTTGTGCTTGGGTCGACACATCAGTCGCAATGGCGAATACCAACGCATAAAAGACTTGAGGGCCACCGCCTATGAGTTTGAGCACCGCGGTGAGCCATATCAACCGCAGGGGAAAGACTTTTGGAAACATGCCTATGGAGCGTTAGGTTTGCAAATCGTGGGTACGtgggagaagttgaaaaCTTGATGCATCAAGTTACCGCGCGTACGTACAGACAATACTCTCCGCAGCCGTTGAAATCAACACTCCGCCAACGCAGAGTGCCAATAGGTTTCTCCGACTATATTTGTCGGCAGCCAAACCATATGGCATTGCCGTTAAAATGCCCGATATCACGGCCAAGATGCCTCGGACTCGTTGGATGTTGTCGAGTTCTGCAATATATTCAACAGGTATGCCGGGAATCAGGCCGCATGTCTCGTTTCCTCCATGCTGGCGGCAGAGAATCTTAAGTTGGACACTGGACATGGCATTGACGGAGGATATGTTGCCAATGTCGATAGTGAAGAGgatgagggagaggaggacgacgacagTCACCCGGTCGGCGGTTGCGAAGTTATCCTGGGGTAGCTCATGCTGggtgtcgtcgtcatcgagGTCTTCGGGAGGTCTGGCGAAGAGAGGTTGGCGCTCGTCTGGCTCCATCGTGGTGTCGTTTGAAGCTGACGATGAAGGCGTGctgattgttgatgattATTCGATGGACTGGGCGCGAGAGTGGACATGTATCGTCGGATGTGTTCAGGGCAGATGGACCATGGTCTTGGACGTGGCGGGATATGCCCTTTTGAGGTTTCCAGTTTGGTTGACTCCGGGAGCAGTAGCCGTCAATATTGGTCAGGAAATTCGGATGGACCATTTATGGCTGGTAGCCTGGTAGAGACATTCGGATTGATGCATGATGCCAGGCATCCAGGTCGACCGACCCCTCACTGTCTGACTGGTTGCCGTGTGACGCCGCTTCGAGGTGTAACGACACAAATTGATTGACCGGGTGCTTAGCCACAGACGGCTCAAAATGGTTTCATGGTGTAAGGTGTGGAATCTGGTTATTCAGTCGTACATCAGATAAGATGTTGACGCGAGGTCAAAAAGTTTGGTCAACTTTGGCAGGTACGAAAAATACTGTAAACAAAATAACGGCTTTCCCCGCAATCTGGCAGTCAACGTCGACACTGGACAGCACAGTGAATACAACAGCCAATTCAAGCATTCAAACCTCGGCTCCATCTCACTTCTACATGTCAGCTTCGGACCTGACCAAGACATCCAACGCGGGGTTCGGTTCACCGAGTAAAGCTCAAAACTTCAACTCGAAATCATTTGCCGGATTCCGGTTCCCTGTCTGAATCCCTGCGGAGCTCGAATCGAATTTGATACTTGAAGGCCATCCTCCCACCAAATTCACAGACAATTGACATGATGTTGTAAGCATCACGACCGAGACAGGCTATGCCTCcaaacaacatcaatcatcaaaatgtcaacacaaccacaactTCGTTTCTCCATTCCAATTCCCCCATGTGGCGAGCATCCCGGAGGAGCGATAACATGTACCGAGCCCCAACCAGCCGTGTACGttttgacatggacatcacCGCCAGAGAATCGTATCACCACGCCATTTCTGCGCGCCTTGCTGACCGCCCTTGATGTCATTGAATACGGAGATTTCAAGCGAGGCGTGGTCATCACGACAAGCGGTATTCCGAAATACTATTCCAACGGTGCTGATCTTGAGCATGCCTTTAACACGGACGGATTTTGGCAATTGTTCCATGATACATGGGCTAGGTTTTTGACGTACGTGCTTCACCTTGTCACTGCTTGCTTCGCCATACCTATCTTCTACGAGTATGAACGCATATATCACATGAGATCCGGACAAGATTCTCTCATACTACACTACACTGCTCACCTGTAATATTCAACCCCTTTCAACTAACCAACCCAGATACCCCATGCCTACCCTCGCCCTCATCAACGGCCACGCCTTCGCCGGCGGCATCATGCTCGCCATGGCTCACGACTATCGCCTCGGCCCAGGTTCCAAAGGCTGGATCTGCGTCAACGAGCTCCAATTCGACGCTCCCCTCATGAGACCATTCACAGCCCTGTTTCGACAGCAAATTCCCCTTCTGCACTATCGAAGCGTCGCCCTTGAAGCACGGCGCTTCACTGGCGAACAGGCCATGGAAGTGAGCCTGGTCGATGGTGTAGCACATACCTTTGATGATGCGTTAAAATTCATAAACGACCGAGACCTGTTGGAAAAGGCCAAGAGTCAATCATATGCGCAGATTAAGACGGAAATGTACGCTGATCTGCTGGCTGATTTGACGCCCAAGGCTACGGATCGAGCTACGCGCAAGACGGTGGACGAGTACAGTCGTGCGGCGGAGAGGAAGGAAAAGGGTCGGGCTTGGTATAAGCGGTGGGTTGCGGAAAATAAGGCAAAGTCGAAGATGTAGATGTGAAGAGTGGTGCTTTTGTTCACTACGCGCTGTCATTGAAGTAATGGCCATTGCTGATCGAAATACTTTATATTCTTGGGTGTGACGAGATGGTAGACGCGATATACCTGTAGATATATGGAGATATTTATCTGCAGTTACTTGCGTATTTACAATTTTATTGTACTTACATAAGTTTCTTTAAAGCAAACAGAGAAGCAATGCATTGATTCCAATTCCTAGTCCACTCATGAGCTTCAATTCCGTCCCAgccagagcattgcttgtattgtagTATTGGTTTTTTTTTAAACTTTCTTGTATTTTGTTGTATTCTGTTAAAATAAAATGCACCTATTTTAATTTATCGTATTTATATTAAAATACAACGCAAGAATATATTTGTATTGTCTTGTATTTTATTTTGACATTGCTCTGGCCCCAGACCATCTCAACCCACCCACTTGACATCTGACTGTTGACTGTTGGCTCTCAAGCTTGCAGCAGCCAGCTGTGGGGCATGCTACATGCAATTCCGCCACcaactcaacctcaacctccaATCTCCAGCCTCGTCCTTCACCTctctctcaccaccatcacgCACTCCATCGCCCACCATGGCGAACGAGGTTCCCAAGCCAAAACTCCTCTGGAACTCCGACAATGTCAAAGACGTCGCCGAGTCCGTCGGCATCAGCTCCCTCAATGATGAAGCTCTCAAGGCCCTCACGCAAGATGTCGAATACCGCATCGGCCAGGTCATCATCGAGGCACTGCGCCTGATGCGCGCAGCTCGTCGGACAACTCTCACCGTCAACGACGTCTCCCTCGCCCTCAAAGTCCTAGATGTCGAGCCCCTATACGGATACGACTCCACGCGACCACTACGCTACGGCGAGGCAAGCCTGGGCCCCGGCCAACCGCTATTCTacattgaagacgaagaggtGGACTTTGAGAAGCTGATCAACGCGCCGCTACCAAAAGTACCACGAGACATGAACTTTACCGGTACGTCCCAATCTACAGCATCCCTCTAATTGTATGCAGCCACGCGCAATCGTCGCTAACCTACCGCCGAATAGCCCACTGGCTCGCCATCGAGGGCGTCCAACCCTCCATCCCTCAGAACCCAACGACCGCCGAATCCCGCTCACAAGAACTCCTCCCCAAAGGCCCCGGTGCAAACCCCGCGCTCGCCGCCCTCGCGGGCAACGATAACGTTGCTGTCAAACCATCTGTTAAACACATTGTCAGCAAAGAGCTTATTTTGTACTTTGATAAGATCCAAGCCGCCGTCCTCGACGACAACCCCGACGAAGAAGTCGTTCGTTTGCGTCAAGCAGCATTGGGCTCTGTCCGTGACGACCCGGGCTTGCACCAGCTTGTCCCCTACTTtatcaacttcatcatggACAGAGTGACGCACCACCTGGACGATACGTTTACACTCCGCCAGATGATGGAACTGACGAATGCCCTCATCGAAAACAAGAGTCTTTTCTTGGACCCCTATGcgtcgtcattgtcagcACCGGCGCTTACTTGCCTCATGGCTCGGAAGCTTGGCACAGACGATGG is a window of Pochonia chlamydosporia 170 chromosome 5, whole genome shotgun sequence DNA encoding:
- a CDS encoding TAF6-like protein (similar to Myceliophthora thermophila ATCC 42464 XP_003661749.1), translated to MANEVPKPKLLWNSDNVKDVAESVGISSLNDEALKALTQDVEYRIGQVIIEALRLMRAARRTTLTVNDVSLALKVLDVEPLYGYDSTRPLRYGEASLGPGQPLFYIEDEEVDFEKLINAPLPKVPRDMNFTAHWLAIEGVQPSIPQNPTTAESRSQELLPKGPGANPALAALAGNDNVAVKPSVKHIVSKELILYFDKIQAAVLDDNPDEEVVRLRQAALGSVRDDPGLHQLVPYFINFIMDRVTHHLDDTFTLRQMMELTNALIENKSLFLDPYASSLSAPALTCLMARKLGTDDGVDAMKDQYDLRQLAASLVGRIARKYSGSNTLLRPKLTRTCLKYFLDPTKPPAVLYGAIYGLLEAGGPEAIRVLVLRNMKTFDSAILQPMKERSEGSIEYEMLVQGLVQAIASLAQRGELGATNGVNGAASGSELSDLTEFIGPIVGRKIATAGNRALVKTILDARSLE
- a CDS encoding cell wall glycoprotein (similar to Beauveria bassiana ARSEF 2860 XP_008596731.1); the encoded protein is MKTMQMLALGSAVAGASAKHQGRYHNTTTAATPNVVYTTEIVTALTTYCPGPTTITHGAKTYTVTSATTLTITDCPCTISKPVHPTGTPGDECSKQCYRAYNACRGKPGANMSYCAYEFASCLGYNPFGGDGSLITPTACSKTAASTQAPTQTATSDDCAKNCYNAYNKCRGAPGANFAVCGSQFASCLGYNPFTGRNGTLVTPTACSGKPLVSSTAVSTPCPTETHVQPPQDCAQMCYDKYNQCRGKPGANMSFCASQFAGCLGYNPFKNGTLVTPTACSKPAASSTAVPTNPVVPTQSEPAEKDCAKMCYDKYNMCRGKPGANMSFCASQFAGCLGYNPFDGNGSLVTPTACSSGTAVTAATATETATDTATGVVTEPTSAMTEPTSAVTEPTSAVTEPTGAGTQATGNPTGTNPPVTAGAGALAPAKILLALGAIALL
- a CDS encoding enoyl-CoA hydratase/isomerase (similar to Metarhizium robertsii ARSEF 23 XP_007824784.1), producing the protein MSTQPQLRFSIPIPPCGEHPGGAITCTEPQPAVYVLTWTSPPENRITTPFLRALLTALDVIEYGDFKRGVVITTSGIPKYYSNGADLEHAFNTDGFWQLFHDTWARFLTYVLHLVTACFAIPIFYEYPMPTLALINGHAFAGGIMLAMAHDYRLGPGSKGWICVNELQFDAPLMRPFTALFRQQIPLLHYRSVALEARRFTGEQAMEVSLVDGVAHTFDDALKFINDRDLLEKAKSQSYAQIKTEMYADLLADLTPKATDRATRKTVDEYSRAAERKEKGRAWYKRWVAENKAKSKM
- a CDS encoding major facilitator superfamily domain-containing protein; the encoded protein is MEPDERQPLFARPPEDLDDDDTQHELPQDNFATADRVTVVVLLSLILFTIDIGNISSVNAMSSVQLKILCRQHGGNETCGLIPGIPVEYIAELDNIQRVRGILAVISGILTAMPYGLAADKYSRRNLLALCVGGVLISTAAESIVCMFPKVFPLRLIWLTAVLKLIGGGPQVFYALVFAIATDVSTQAQRSILFLLLGSVTTLTSLLGFRLSRFFANKDPWVAIYLGLATVCISTVLVLFIPATRDASSLRRYEITLEADDSESRRSKLGNRVKKASKEIHSTVRAALWGDRRLSAIFLGIFLLGMSPYALGITFLVFSLDDWFEMEKMGNLIYISMGSSLVLTAVILPPIAYGLHKQYHLTPFKRDLWLMRVLPVLLVVGALLTCFAKSAGVVIAGTVLMAPVWGFLLLSRSLISLVSGEQHLAILFCLVGGVWAVALLIGRPVLDLLWSLGMNSDAILRGFPFLVLAILYAVTTVLTLSIRDGDEADESDETV